A portion of the Pseudarthrobacter defluvii genome contains these proteins:
- a CDS encoding ABC transporter ATP-binding protein, whose translation MAERMVTGGPQNGAGNTGNDSNAPVPVLAAGIRQFTFHDAHAPALREVAVSFPPGSFTAILGASGSGKSTVGRLLAGWLPPGAHGALSGFLELSGTRLEFDGGPGDPRINPAEWGRHVGFVPQDPATVLSTVRATVAEELAFGLENTGIDRGAMVAAVEHTAALLGLRSKLDQDPAHLSGGQLRRLAIGCAMIVGPPVLVMDEPFASLDAAGAAELAALVRDLQDRGTAVVILSQTIDPLLREAGTWVVLSEGTVTASGAPAGLESSPGALPASIRHPVPMQAAARALPQAAGTEPGRPALQLRNVSFGYPEAPARGRRKRKSAQAGEPKHPALVLRDIELAVNPGEIVAVTGRNGAGKSTLLRHFNGLLRPTSGSVAVGGTDIAGAPVGRTAASVGLLFQQPRDQLFERTVLREVSFGLDRLVGPATARNRAAAALRAVGLADAAHDHPAELPASAQRLLALATVLARKPAVLALDEPTGALDGDGLDLLDAAVRSAAAEGAAVVLVTHDLGYARSAAHRSVALDGGRLVPA comes from the coding sequence GTGGCTGAGCGCATGGTCACGGGCGGCCCACAGAACGGTGCAGGCAATACCGGCAATGACAGTAATGCACCCGTGCCCGTGCTCGCTGCCGGGATCCGGCAATTCACCTTTCACGACGCGCACGCACCTGCACTCCGGGAGGTGGCTGTTTCCTTTCCGCCCGGGTCCTTCACAGCCATCCTGGGCGCCTCGGGAAGCGGCAAATCCACCGTGGGCCGCCTCCTGGCAGGCTGGCTGCCACCGGGCGCCCACGGAGCCCTGTCAGGGTTCCTTGAGCTGTCCGGCACCCGGTTGGAGTTCGACGGCGGCCCGGGGGATCCGCGGATCAACCCCGCCGAGTGGGGCAGACACGTGGGCTTCGTCCCGCAGGACCCCGCCACCGTCCTGTCCACCGTCCGGGCGACGGTGGCCGAGGAGCTGGCGTTCGGATTGGAAAACACCGGGATCGACCGCGGAGCGATGGTGGCGGCCGTGGAGCACACCGCCGCTCTGCTGGGACTGCGCAGCAAGCTGGACCAGGACCCGGCGCACCTCTCTGGTGGCCAGCTGCGCCGCCTGGCCATCGGCTGCGCGATGATCGTGGGCCCCCCGGTACTGGTCATGGACGAGCCCTTCGCCTCCCTGGACGCGGCAGGGGCTGCGGAGCTTGCAGCCCTGGTGCGCGACCTCCAGGACCGCGGCACCGCCGTCGTGATCCTCAGCCAAACCATTGATCCGTTGCTCCGGGAAGCCGGCACCTGGGTGGTGCTGTCAGAGGGAACGGTCACCGCGAGCGGGGCGCCTGCCGGCTTGGAGAGCAGTCCAGGGGCGCTGCCGGCATCGATCCGGCACCCCGTCCCCATGCAGGCTGCGGCGCGCGCCCTGCCACAGGCCGCCGGAACAGAGCCAGGGCGGCCTGCGCTCCAGCTCCGGAATGTGTCCTTCGGGTACCCGGAAGCACCAGCCCGCGGCAGGCGAAAGAGGAAATCTGCCCAGGCAGGCGAGCCGAAGCATCCCGCCCTGGTGCTGCGCGACATCGAACTGGCAGTCAATCCGGGTGAAATCGTTGCCGTGACCGGCCGCAACGGCGCCGGCAAATCAACCCTCCTGCGGCACTTCAACGGCCTGCTGCGTCCCACTTCGGGCAGCGTGGCAGTTGGGGGTACTGACATAGCCGGAGCGCCCGTGGGGCGGACCGCAGCCTCGGTGGGCCTGCTGTTCCAGCAGCCGCGCGACCAGTTGTTTGAGCGGACCGTGCTCCGGGAGGTCAGCTTTGGGCTGGACCGCCTGGTGGGCCCGGCGACCGCGAGGAACCGTGCCGCCGCAGCGCTGCGGGCGGTGGGCCTGGCGGATGCGGCCCACGATCATCCGGCCGAGCTGCCGGCGTCCGCCCAGCGGCTTTTGGCCCTGGCAACCGTCCTGGCACGCAAGCCCGCCGTCCTGGCACTGGACGAGCCCACCGGGGCGCTGGACGGGGACGGGCTGGACCTGCTCGACGCCGCCGTACGGTCGGCAGCGGCGGAGGGCGCCGCCGTCGTGCTGGTCACCCATGACCTGGGCTATGCACGATCGGCAGCGCACCGCAGTGTGGCGCTGGACGGCGGCCGGCTGGTGCCGGCCTGA
- a CDS encoding 3-hydroxyacyl-CoA dehydrogenase NAD-binding domain-containing protein, which translates to MSAADFSKLADLFPNETVTHSYVQDIALPGTAGKPSPGVFALVTLDNDLDHTKPTTLGPNTLVELGTVLEGLRDRAARGEIVGVGVTGKPHYLVAGADLSAVKSLEQREHGLWMAQLGHDVYATLANLGVPSFAFINGAALGGGLEIALQSTYRTVSTGAGALALPEGFLGLVPGWGGVYILPRLVGPENAVKVMIENPLSNNRTLSGTQAFKLGIADALFEPADFLEQSLAWAAGVISGDVVPERPNAVDPSSPDAAARWTAAVDAGRKFVEGKTSNASPAPAKVLELLEANRTMTAAESAALECETLAELMQTDEFRSTVYAFLDLVQKRAKRPAGAPDRKLARPVTKVGVVGAGLMAGQLALVFARQLKVPVVLTDIDQARVDKGVAYVHAEVDKLLAKGRVSQDAANRTKALVTGSVSKEAFADADFVIEAVFEELHIKKQVFAELEGIVSPECILATNTSSLSVTAMAADLQHPERLVGFHFFNPVAVMPLLEIVRAPRTDDAVLATAFELAKALKKTGVLVKDAAAFVVNRILLRLMGEVTAVFDEGTPAEVADTALRPMGLPMTPFTLLAMVGLPVAQHVQESLHAAFGDRFPVSTNLKKLIDNNVKALWETTPDGSRAIPASTLELMSFGTTPSTGDQVLHRVQDALAEEIGLMLDEGVVAGPEDIDLCMILGAGWPMFLGGITPYLDRVGASERVNGKRFLAPGVASPAQG; encoded by the coding sequence ATGAGCGCCGCAGATTTCAGCAAGTTGGCCGACCTCTTCCCCAACGAAACCGTGACCCACTCCTACGTGCAGGACATCGCCCTGCCGGGCACGGCCGGGAAACCAAGCCCGGGCGTCTTTGCCCTGGTCACCCTCGACAACGACCTGGACCACACCAAGCCCACCACTTTAGGACCCAACACCCTGGTGGAGCTGGGCACCGTGCTGGAAGGCCTGCGGGACCGCGCAGCCCGCGGCGAAATCGTGGGCGTCGGCGTGACCGGCAAGCCGCACTACCTGGTGGCCGGGGCGGATCTTTCCGCTGTGAAGTCCCTGGAGCAGCGCGAGCACGGGCTGTGGATGGCACAGCTGGGCCACGACGTCTACGCCACCCTGGCAAACCTGGGCGTCCCCAGCTTCGCGTTCATCAACGGCGCTGCCCTGGGCGGCGGCCTGGAGATCGCCCTTCAGTCCACCTACCGGACGGTGTCCACCGGCGCGGGCGCCCTGGCCCTGCCCGAAGGATTCCTGGGCCTGGTGCCCGGCTGGGGCGGCGTCTACATCCTCCCCCGCCTGGTGGGCCCGGAGAATGCGGTCAAGGTCATGATCGAGAACCCGCTCAGCAACAACCGGACCCTTTCAGGCACGCAGGCTTTCAAGCTGGGTATCGCCGATGCCCTCTTCGAACCTGCCGATTTCCTGGAACAGTCGCTCGCCTGGGCCGCGGGAGTCATCTCCGGCGACGTGGTCCCGGAGCGGCCCAACGCCGTCGACCCCTCCTCCCCTGATGCTGCGGCCCGCTGGACCGCGGCAGTTGACGCCGGCCGGAAGTTCGTCGAGGGCAAGACCTCCAACGCCTCCCCCGCCCCGGCCAAGGTCCTGGAACTCCTCGAGGCCAACCGGACCATGACGGCCGCGGAATCCGCCGCGCTGGAATGCGAAACCCTGGCAGAGCTCATGCAGACGGACGAGTTCCGCTCCACGGTCTACGCCTTCCTGGACCTGGTGCAGAAGCGTGCCAAGCGCCCGGCCGGCGCCCCCGACCGCAAGCTGGCCCGCCCCGTCACCAAGGTGGGCGTGGTGGGCGCCGGGCTGATGGCCGGCCAGCTGGCACTGGTCTTTGCCCGCCAGCTGAAGGTTCCGGTGGTCCTGACCGACATCGACCAGGCGCGCGTGGACAAGGGCGTTGCCTACGTCCATGCCGAGGTGGACAAGCTCCTGGCCAAGGGGCGCGTCAGCCAGGACGCAGCCAACCGCACCAAGGCCCTGGTGACGGGTTCGGTATCCAAGGAAGCGTTTGCCGACGCCGACTTCGTCATCGAGGCCGTGTTTGAGGAACTGCACATCAAGAAGCAGGTCTTCGCCGAACTCGAAGGGATCGTATCGCCGGAGTGCATCCTGGCCACCAACACGTCCTCCCTCTCGGTCACGGCGATGGCTGCCGACCTGCAGCACCCGGAACGGCTGGTGGGCTTCCACTTCTTCAACCCCGTGGCTGTCATGCCGCTGCTGGAGATCGTGCGCGCCCCGCGGACCGATGACGCCGTACTGGCCACCGCTTTCGAACTGGCCAAGGCCCTGAAGAAGACCGGTGTGTTGGTCAAGGACGCTGCCGCCTTCGTGGTCAACCGCATCCTGCTCCGGCTTATGGGCGAAGTCACGGCCGTATTCGACGAAGGCACCCCGGCAGAGGTGGCAGACACCGCGCTGCGTCCCATGGGCCTGCCCATGACGCCGTTCACGCTGCTGGCCATGGTCGGCTTGCCGGTGGCCCAGCACGTCCAGGAATCGCTGCACGCTGCCTTTGGGGACCGCTTCCCGGTGTCCACCAACCTGAAGAAGCTCATCGACAACAACGTCAAGGCGTTGTGGGAGACCACGCCGGACGGCTCGCGGGCCATCCCGGCCTCCACCCTGGAACTGATGTCTTTCGGTACCACTCCCTCCACCGGAGATCAGGTGCTGCACCGCGTCCAGGATGCCCTGGCCGAGGAAATCGGCCTGATGCTGGACGAGGGCGTCGTGGCGGGGCCGGAGGACATCGACCTCTGCATGATCCTGGGCGCCGGCTGGCCGATGTTCCTTGGCGGCATCACCCCTTACCTGGACCGCGTGGGCGCCTCGGAGCGGGTCAACGGCAAGCGCTTCCTGGCCCCCGGCGTCGCCTCACCGGCGCAAGGCTAG
- a CDS encoding thiolase family protein, which yields MSQHGSGASQRTVRDVVFVDGIRTPFGRAGEKGIYAGTRADDLIVKCIRGLLRRNPSLPPERIDEVAIAATTQTGDQGLTLGRTAALLAGLPRTVPGFAIDRMCAGAMTAVTTTAGGIGFGAYDVVIAGGVEHMGHHPMGSGADPNPRFMSERLVDPAALNMGNTAENLHDRFPAITKQRTDAYAVASQDKLAAAYQDGQIQPDLVPVAARKPGEGWTVHSKDEPPRPGTTMEDLAALRTPFRAHGRVTAGNAAGLNDGATAAVLASSDAAAELGLPVKMRLVSYAYAGVEPEVMGIGPVPATEKALQNAGLTIDDIGLFEINEAFAVQVLSFLDHYGIADDDPRVNRFGGAIAVGHPLASSGVRLMIQLARQFEEDPSVRYGITTMCVGLGMGGTVIWENPHHPDYSGTPSGETAATVSEGALA from the coding sequence GTGAGCCAGCACGGAAGCGGCGCATCCCAGCGCACTGTCCGCGACGTCGTCTTTGTGGACGGCATCCGCACACCCTTCGGCAGGGCCGGCGAGAAAGGAATCTACGCCGGAACCCGGGCCGACGACCTGATCGTGAAATGCATCCGCGGCCTGCTGCGCCGCAACCCATCCCTGCCGCCCGAGCGGATCGACGAGGTGGCCATCGCCGCCACCACCCAGACCGGCGACCAGGGCCTCACCCTGGGCCGGACCGCCGCCCTGCTGGCAGGGCTTCCGCGCACGGTCCCGGGTTTCGCCATCGACCGCATGTGCGCCGGTGCCATGACTGCTGTCACGACGACGGCAGGCGGCATCGGCTTCGGCGCCTATGACGTGGTGATTGCCGGCGGCGTGGAGCACATGGGCCACCATCCGATGGGCTCCGGGGCGGACCCCAACCCGCGGTTCATGTCCGAACGCCTGGTGGACCCGGCCGCCCTGAACATGGGCAACACGGCAGAAAACCTGCACGACCGCTTCCCCGCCATCACCAAGCAGCGCACCGACGCGTACGCAGTGGCTTCCCAGGACAAGCTGGCAGCCGCATACCAGGACGGGCAGATCCAGCCCGACCTGGTTCCCGTCGCTGCCCGCAAGCCCGGCGAGGGCTGGACCGTGCACAGCAAGGATGAGCCTCCCCGGCCCGGCACCACCATGGAGGACCTCGCCGCGCTTCGCACGCCGTTCCGCGCACACGGCCGGGTCACGGCCGGAAACGCAGCCGGCCTCAATGACGGCGCCACCGCAGCGGTCCTGGCATCCTCCGACGCCGCCGCAGAACTGGGGCTGCCGGTGAAAATGCGGCTGGTCAGCTACGCCTACGCCGGCGTGGAGCCGGAGGTCATGGGCATCGGCCCCGTACCCGCCACCGAAAAGGCGCTGCAGAACGCAGGACTGACCATCGATGACATCGGCCTGTTCGAAATCAACGAGGCGTTCGCCGTCCAGGTCCTGAGCTTCCTGGACCACTACGGCATTGCCGACGACGATCCCCGGGTCAACCGGTTCGGCGGCGCCATCGCGGTGGGCCACCCGCTCGCCTCCTCCGGTGTCCGGCTGATGATCCAGCTGGCCCGCCAGTTCGAGGAAGACCCGTCGGTGCGCTACGGGATCACCACCATGTGCGTAGGCCTGGGCATGGGCGGCACCGTGATCTGGGAAAACCCGCACCACCCCGACTACAGTGGAACCCCCTCCGGCGAGACCGCCGCTACCGTTTCCGAAGGAGCCCTGGCATGA
- a CDS encoding HRDC domain-containing protein translates to MTLNTPENTTAGVPAAAAAPHITVEGFDSPIPEIIDLDAPREGVPLVIETQSGLERCAAALAAGTGPAGVDAERASGFRYGQRAFLVQIRREGAGTWLIDPEPFGSLKIINDALRGVEWILHAASQDLPCLSELGMWPDKLFDTELAARLAGLPRVGLAAVIEQLLGFGLAKEHSAADWSTRPLPEPWLRYAALDVEVLAELREELIELLQANGKLEYAEQEFAAILAAGIAPPRVDPWRKTSGLHQIRDRRQLAAVRELWLERDSLAQKRDVAPGRLLPDSALVAAAKAMPATVPQLLTTKGFHGRAAQREAPRWLRCISAARALEELPPLHLATNAPPPPRVWADRDPEAAARLATARPLLQAKAEELDLPLENLLTPDYLRRVAWRPPAEVTEESISAELLELGARKWQVELTAPLIAGAFLNPQPLPPKESKAPAAAVGQ, encoded by the coding sequence ATGACCCTAAACACTCCGGAAAACACCACAGCCGGCGTCCCGGCTGCTGCTGCCGCACCCCACATCACGGTGGAGGGCTTTGACAGCCCCATCCCCGAAATCATCGACCTTGACGCCCCACGGGAGGGCGTCCCGCTGGTCATCGAAACGCAGTCTGGCCTGGAGCGCTGCGCAGCCGCCCTCGCCGCCGGGACCGGACCTGCGGGTGTGGACGCCGAGCGCGCTTCCGGCTTCCGCTACGGGCAACGCGCGTTCCTGGTGCAGATCCGGCGCGAGGGCGCCGGTACGTGGCTGATCGACCCGGAGCCGTTCGGGAGCCTGAAGATCATCAACGACGCCCTGCGCGGCGTCGAGTGGATCCTGCACGCTGCCAGCCAGGACCTGCCCTGCCTGTCCGAGCTGGGCATGTGGCCGGACAAGCTCTTCGACACCGAACTCGCCGCACGGCTTGCAGGGTTGCCCCGCGTGGGCCTGGCCGCGGTCATCGAACAGCTGCTCGGGTTCGGGTTGGCCAAGGAGCACTCCGCGGCTGACTGGTCCACCCGCCCGCTGCCCGAGCCTTGGCTGCGCTACGCCGCACTTGACGTCGAAGTCCTGGCCGAGCTGCGCGAGGAACTCATCGAGCTGTTGCAGGCCAACGGGAAACTGGAGTACGCCGAGCAGGAATTCGCAGCCATCCTGGCGGCTGGCATCGCTCCCCCGCGCGTGGACCCGTGGCGCAAGACCTCCGGCCTGCACCAGATCCGGGACCGCCGCCAGCTCGCCGCGGTCCGCGAGCTCTGGCTGGAACGCGATTCACTGGCGCAAAAACGCGATGTTGCCCCAGGCAGGCTGCTTCCCGATTCCGCCCTTGTGGCGGCGGCGAAGGCCATGCCCGCCACCGTCCCGCAACTGCTCACCACCAAGGGGTTCCACGGCCGCGCCGCACAGCGCGAAGCCCCCCGCTGGCTGCGCTGCATCTCGGCGGCCCGCGCCCTGGAGGAACTGCCGCCGCTGCACCTGGCCACCAACGCTCCGCCGCCGCCCCGGGTCTGGGCCGACCGGGATCCGGAAGCCGCCGCCCGCCTGGCCACGGCGCGGCCCCTGCTGCAGGCGAAGGCCGAAGAGCTGGACCTGCCCCTGGAAAACCTTTTGACGCCGGACTACCTCCGGCGGGTGGCGTGGCGGCCGCCGGCGGAAGTCACGGAGGAGTCAATCTCCGCCGAACTGCTGGAGCTCGGTGCCCGGAAATGGCAGGTGGAACTTACCGCTCCCCTGATCGCCGGTGCGTTCCTGAACCCGCAGCCGCTGCCGCCCAAGGAGTCGAAGGCGCCCGCAGCAGCGGTTGGCCAATAA
- a CDS encoding DUF3000 domain-containing protein, whose translation MNALDQVPPDFLHALGTLRKARCRKELRLAEIPAPARLAPFAVALGAEVMVPGAGAPSTPMHGPAALAFAAASGTAGPAADEDETELATGRFILLHDPEGSAVWDGEFRIVTYIRAELEPEMGNDQMLGTVAWTWLVEALENHKAGYRAAGGTATRVLSESFGTLSERPGSIDIELRASWTPDSSDVQAHLEAWSDMVCTFAGLPPLPDGVTALPPRRRSQQNGYGTAR comes from the coding sequence GTGAACGCACTTGACCAGGTTCCCCCGGATTTTCTCCATGCCTTGGGAACCCTCAGGAAAGCCCGGTGCCGCAAGGAACTGCGGCTCGCGGAGATCCCTGCCCCTGCGCGCCTGGCACCCTTCGCCGTCGCCCTGGGCGCCGAAGTGATGGTGCCCGGCGCCGGAGCCCCTTCAACGCCTATGCACGGACCGGCGGCGCTGGCCTTCGCCGCCGCCTCCGGAACAGCGGGCCCGGCGGCGGATGAGGATGAAACGGAGCTTGCCACGGGGCGCTTCATCCTGCTGCATGACCCGGAGGGCTCGGCGGTGTGGGACGGGGAATTCCGCATCGTTACCTACATCCGGGCCGAGCTGGAACCGGAGATGGGCAACGACCAGATGCTGGGAACCGTGGCGTGGACCTGGCTGGTGGAGGCGCTGGAGAACCACAAGGCCGGCTACCGGGCAGCGGGCGGAACCGCCACCCGGGTCCTCTCTGAGAGCTTCGGCACCTTGTCGGAGCGCCCGGGATCGATCGATATTGAGCTTCGGGCCTCCTGGACGCCCGATTCCTCGGACGTCCAGGCCCATCTTGAGGCCTGGTCCGACATGGTGTGCACGTTCGCCGGCCTGCCGCCGCTGCCCGACGGCGTCACCGCGCTGCCGCCCCGGCGCCGAAGCCAACAGAACGGTTATGGAACCGCCCGGTAA
- a CDS encoding threonine aldolase family protein, with product MTTTAETGAALRLHDPNVRGFASDNYSGVHPEVLAALAAANEGHQVSYGEDDYTARLQELMVEHFGPGIECFPVFNGTGANVLSLQSLLPRWGAVVCASTAHINMDENGAPERIGGLKLLHVPTPDGKLTPELIDREAWGWGDEHRAQPLAVSITQTTELGTCYTPEEVRAIADHAHAKGMKLHMDGARLANAAAHLGVPLRAFTRDAGVDILSFGGTKNGLLFGEVVVALNPEAAHGLLYLRKMDMQLASKMRFMSAQFIALLEGDLWLRSASRANAMAARLRAAVDTIDGVRPTQATESNGVFAILPPGVADRLRNSFRFYDWDEAKGEVRWMCSFDTTEEDVDAFAASIRHELRDYRDAQAG from the coding sequence ATGACGACAACAGCAGAAACCGGCGCGGCGCTGCGGCTGCACGATCCGAATGTGCGCGGCTTCGCCTCGGACAACTATTCCGGAGTCCACCCCGAGGTCCTGGCGGCCCTGGCCGCGGCCAACGAAGGGCATCAGGTCTCCTACGGCGAAGACGACTACACCGCCCGGCTGCAGGAACTGATGGTCGAGCACTTCGGCCCCGGCATCGAATGCTTCCCGGTGTTCAACGGGACGGGCGCCAACGTCCTGTCCCTGCAGTCCCTCCTCCCCCGCTGGGGTGCCGTGGTCTGCGCCTCCACCGCCCACATCAACATGGACGAGAACGGGGCTCCGGAACGCATCGGCGGCCTCAAGCTCCTCCACGTTCCCACCCCTGACGGCAAGCTGACCCCCGAACTGATCGACCGGGAGGCCTGGGGTTGGGGCGATGAGCACCGGGCCCAGCCGCTGGCAGTGTCCATCACCCAGACCACGGAACTGGGAACCTGCTACACGCCGGAAGAAGTGCGCGCCATTGCCGACCACGCGCACGCCAAAGGCATGAAGCTGCACATGGACGGCGCCCGGCTGGCCAACGCGGCCGCCCACCTCGGCGTGCCCCTGCGCGCCTTCACCAGGGATGCCGGGGTGGACATCCTCTCCTTCGGCGGCACCAAGAACGGGCTGCTCTTCGGCGAAGTGGTGGTGGCGCTGAACCCTGAGGCAGCCCACGGCCTGCTCTACCTGCGCAAGATGGACATGCAGCTTGCCTCCAAGATGCGGTTCATGTCCGCCCAGTTCATCGCATTGCTGGAAGGCGACCTCTGGCTCCGCTCGGCCTCGCGCGCCAACGCCATGGCCGCCCGGCTCCGCGCCGCCGTCGACACGATCGACGGCGTGCGGCCAACCCAGGCGACCGAATCCAACGGCGTCTTCGCCATCCTGCCTCCCGGCGTGGCGGACAGGCTACGCAACTCATTCCGGTTCTACGACTGGGACGAAGCCAAGGGAGAAGTCAGGTGGATGTGTTCCTTTGACACCACGGAGGAAGACGTTGATGCCTTTGCCGCCTCGATCCGCCATGAACTCCGGGACTACCGGGACGCACAGGCCGGCTGA
- a CDS encoding SDR family oxidoreductase — protein MTSTVSGTARPVATHVLVTGGSGASGIAVAGALASAGHRVSTVGSDQARIAAAAEKAGDGVTPYTCDLAVLDQVRKLRDEIAAASGPVDAVIHLVGGWRGAKGIADQSDDDWDFLERGAVTTLRNVSRVFFDDIAASASGRFAMVSSTALDKPAAAVASYVAAKAAAEAWTMAMADGFRRASEAGGGNAAATVLVVKALVDDELRRAHPERKFPGATDVADLAAAVVRLFGTPSAELNGARLRLAD, from the coding sequence GTGACCAGTACGGTAAGCGGCACGGCCAGGCCGGTGGCAACACATGTCCTGGTCACCGGAGGGAGCGGCGCGTCCGGCATCGCCGTGGCCGGCGCCCTCGCCTCCGCGGGGCACCGCGTGTCCACCGTGGGATCAGACCAGGCCAGAATCGCGGCGGCGGCTGAGAAAGCGGGCGACGGCGTCACTCCCTACACGTGCGACCTCGCGGTTTTGGATCAGGTCAGAAAGCTGCGCGACGAGATTGCCGCGGCTTCCGGGCCCGTAGACGCCGTTATCCACTTGGTGGGCGGCTGGCGCGGAGCCAAGGGAATCGCCGACCAGTCGGACGACGACTGGGATTTCCTGGAACGCGGTGCCGTCACCACGCTGCGGAACGTATCGCGCGTCTTCTTCGACGATATTGCCGCATCCGCCTCCGGTCGGTTCGCGATGGTGTCCTCCACGGCGCTGGACAAGCCCGCCGCGGCAGTCGCCAGCTACGTTGCGGCGAAGGCTGCGGCCGAAGCGTGGACCATGGCCATGGCCGACGGCTTCCGCCGGGCGTCGGAGGCCGGCGGCGGCAACGCCGCGGCCACGGTCCTGGTGGTCAAGGCACTGGTGGATGACGAGCTCCGCCGCGCCCACCCGGAGCGGAAGTTTCCCGGGGCGACGGACGTGGCGGACCTGGCTGCCGCCGTCGTCCGGCTCTTCGGCACTCCATCCGCCGAACTCAACGGCGCCCGGCTCAGGCTGGCGGACTGA
- a CDS encoding DUF6421 family protein: MTETLTTAVTGISAQNQDWLRLKAAATALQALQVKDGSVPDPADHLEAARHVETIVAAIRALAPAFPHDAAYLEAACADFEAWAAGGFAVPDFLSSLLAFQPQELRHDGLQHLVVFPMYTQNGSSNRLVEAVLVEVIWPEFIAGLEAAEYSNKLFVPIRFVDFTPGYDTNSAVLFPETVAVSQTPTFTWGAIFADREAARFRRVLKAAAEITSLELPEGAAELLADQDLTEATFVMWDLIHDRTHMRGDLPFDPFMIKQRMPYFLYSLEELRCDLTAFRESVRIEKDDDADPEARRHAKLVQYAIIFDRIFRFAITGSRVRNYDGLGGQLLFAWLHQQHVLHWTDTRLTIDWDEVADAVIALGANIDELYWRSIDRPKTAHWLAAYQLVSATVTPNPASVWAKGPDALPLAGTPRGLTDQVLDDEFPLSMFYEALEKKMRPVIESTAGITGRSAL; this comes from the coding sequence ATGACAGAGACCCTGACCACCGCCGTTACCGGTATTTCCGCACAGAACCAGGACTGGCTCCGGCTGAAGGCGGCCGCCACCGCGCTGCAGGCCCTGCAAGTCAAGGATGGGTCAGTGCCGGACCCTGCCGACCATCTGGAAGCAGCCAGGCACGTGGAAACCATCGTGGCGGCGATCAGGGCCCTTGCCCCCGCCTTCCCGCACGACGCCGCTTACCTCGAGGCTGCCTGCGCAGACTTCGAAGCCTGGGCGGCCGGGGGCTTCGCGGTTCCGGACTTCCTGTCGTCCCTGCTGGCGTTCCAGCCCCAGGAACTGCGCCACGATGGCCTGCAGCACCTGGTGGTCTTTCCCATGTACACCCAGAACGGCAGCAGCAACCGGCTGGTGGAGGCGGTGCTGGTCGAGGTGATCTGGCCCGAATTCATTGCCGGGCTTGAGGCGGCCGAATACTCCAACAAGCTGTTCGTCCCCATCCGCTTCGTCGACTTCACCCCGGGCTACGACACCAACTCCGCGGTCCTGTTCCCCGAGACGGTGGCGGTCAGCCAGACCCCCACCTTCACCTGGGGCGCCATCTTCGCCGACCGCGAGGCCGCGAGGTTCCGCCGCGTCCTGAAGGCAGCCGCGGAGATCACTTCCCTGGAACTGCCGGAAGGCGCCGCGGAACTCCTGGCGGACCAGGACCTCACGGAAGCCACGTTCGTGATGTGGGACCTGATCCACGACCGGACGCACATGCGCGGCGATCTGCCCTTCGACCCCTTCATGATCAAGCAGCGGATGCCCTACTTCCTGTACTCCCTGGAGGAACTGCGCTGCGACCTCACCGCCTTCCGCGAATCCGTCCGGATCGAAAAAGACGACGACGCCGACCCCGAAGCCCGCCGGCACGCCAAGCTCGTCCAGTACGCCATCATCTTTGACCGCATCTTCCGCTTCGCCATCACCGGCAGCCGGGTCCGCAACTACGACGGCCTGGGCGGCCAGCTCCTCTTCGCCTGGCTGCACCAGCAGCACGTGCTGCACTGGACGGACACGCGGCTTACCATCGACTGGGATGAGGTGGCGGACGCCGTCATCGCTTTGGGAGCCAACATCGACGAACTGTACTGGCGTTCCATCGACCGGCCCAAGACCGCGCACTGGCTGGCGGCCTACCAGCTGGTGTCTGCCACTGTCACCCCCAACCCGGCCTCCGTATGGGCCAAGGGCCCTGACGCGCTGCCGCTGGCGGGGACACCACGAGGCCTTACGGACCAGGTCCTGGACGACGAATTCCCGCTGTCCATGTTCTACGAGGCACTGGAGAAGAAAATGCGCCCGGTCATTGAATCCACCGCCGGCATCACCGGCCGCTCCGCCCTGTGA
- the msrB gene encoding peptide-methionine (R)-S-oxide reductase MsrB, with protein MVGGGQESTAAATTVQKTDAQWREELTPEEYHVLRQAGTERPYTGEYWDSHTEGVYQCRACGAELFTSNEKFDSHCGWPSFWAPLAEGNVRYIHDRTLGMDRIEVRCASCDSHLGHVFEGEGYGTPTDQRYCINSVSLRLVGKDDAGSGSEG; from the coding sequence ATGGTTGGTGGGGGCCAGGAAAGCACCGCCGCGGCAACCACGGTGCAGAAAACCGACGCCCAGTGGCGGGAGGAGCTGACCCCGGAGGAGTACCACGTCCTCCGCCAGGCCGGAACCGAACGGCCTTACACGGGCGAGTACTGGGATAGCCACACCGAAGGTGTCTACCAGTGCCGGGCCTGTGGTGCCGAACTGTTCACCAGCAATGAGAAGTTCGACTCCCACTGCGGCTGGCCCTCCTTCTGGGCTCCGCTGGCCGAAGGGAACGTCCGCTACATCCACGACCGGACCCTGGGCATGGACCGGATCGAAGTCAGGTGCGCGTCCTGCGACTCCCACCTGGGGCACGTTTTCGAGGGCGAGGGCTACGGCACGCCCACCGACCAGCGCTACTGCATCAACTCGGTGTCCCTCCGGCTGGTCGGCAAGGATGACGCCGGAAGCGGGTCCGAGGGCTAG